The Geodermatophilaceae bacterium NBWT11 genome has a segment encoding these proteins:
- a CDS encoding SUF system NifU family Fe-S cluster assembly protein, which translates to MKLQDMYQEIILDHYRNPHGRGLRDPFDAEVHHVNPTCGDEVTLRVKVEGDTLTDVSYEGQGCSISQASVSAMYDLVVGKSVTEALATGEDFVRLMQAKGDTSVADELEDSLEDAVAFAGVSKYPARVKCALMSWMALKDASARAWTPSDPTPTTEESA; encoded by the coding sequence ATGAAGCTGCAGGACATGTACCAGGAGATCATCCTGGACCACTACCGGAACCCCCACGGCCGCGGTCTGCGTGACCCGTTCGACGCCGAGGTGCACCACGTCAACCCCACGTGCGGCGACGAGGTGACCCTGCGGGTCAAGGTCGAGGGCGACACCCTGACCGACGTCTCCTACGAGGGGCAGGGCTGCTCGATCAGCCAGGCCTCGGTGTCGGCGATGTACGACCTGGTCGTCGGCAAGAGCGTGACCGAGGCCCTGGCCACCGGTGAGGACTTCGTCCGGTTGATGCAGGCCAAGGGCGACACGTCCGTGGCCGACGAGCTCGAGGACAGCCTGGAGGACGCCGTCGCGTTCGCCGGGGTGTCGAAGTACCCGGCGCGGGTCAAGTGCGCGCTGATGAGCTGGATGGCCCTGAAGGACGCCAGCGCCCGTGCCTGGACGCCGTCCGACCCCACCCCGACCACGGAGGAGTCCGCATGA
- a CDS encoding cysteine desulfurase — MTVTASRSETERAPLPLDVEAVRADFPILGRTVRDGKRLVYLDSGATSQKPRQVLDAERWFYENVNAAPHRGAHALAEEATEAYEQARATIASFIGAQTDEVVFTRNSTEAINLVAYAMSNAVTAKEPEFHRYAVGQGDEIVVTEMEHHANLIPWQQLCERTGATLRWLGITDEGRLDLSDLDTVVNERTKLVTVTQQSNILGTMPPLAPIIARAHEVGALVMVDGAQSVPHQPVDVAALGADFLVFSGHKMLGPTGVGVLWGRAEVLAALPPFLTGGSMIEVVRMEGSTFAPPPQRFEAGVPMTAQVVGLAAACDYLTALGMDTVLAHEEALTEYALAQLQAIPGVRVIGPADTVARGGAISFTVDGIHPHDVGQVLDDQGVAVRVGHHCAWPVVRRMGVPATTRATFYVHTGYDDVDALVEAVRHAQRFFGVDAVEEA; from the coding sequence ATGACCGTGACCGCCTCGCGCTCCGAGACGGAGCGCGCACCGCTCCCGCTGGACGTCGAGGCGGTCCGCGCCGACTTCCCGATCCTGGGCCGCACGGTCCGGGACGGGAAGCGGCTGGTCTACCTGGACTCCGGTGCCACCTCGCAGAAGCCACGCCAGGTGCTGGACGCCGAGCGCTGGTTCTACGAGAACGTCAACGCCGCCCCGCACCGGGGTGCGCACGCCCTGGCCGAGGAGGCCACCGAGGCCTACGAGCAGGCCCGGGCGACGATCGCCTCCTTCATCGGCGCGCAGACCGACGAGGTCGTGTTCACCCGCAACTCCACCGAGGCGATCAACCTGGTGGCGTACGCGATGAGCAACGCGGTCACCGCCAAGGAGCCGGAGTTCCACCGGTACGCGGTCGGTCAGGGCGACGAGATCGTGGTGACCGAGATGGAGCACCACGCCAACCTCATCCCGTGGCAGCAGCTCTGCGAGCGCACCGGGGCGACCCTGCGTTGGCTGGGGATCACGGACGAGGGCCGGCTGGACCTGTCGGACCTGGACACCGTGGTCAACGAGCGCACCAAGCTCGTCACGGTCACCCAGCAGTCGAACATCCTGGGCACGATGCCGCCGCTGGCCCCGATCATCGCCCGCGCCCACGAGGTCGGTGCGCTGGTGATGGTCGACGGCGCGCAGTCCGTGCCGCACCAGCCGGTCGACGTGGCCGCGCTGGGTGCGGACTTCCTGGTGTTCTCCGGGCACAAGATGCTCGGACCAACCGGGGTCGGCGTGCTCTGGGGCCGCGCCGAGGTGCTGGCGGCGTTGCCGCCGTTCCTCACCGGGGGCTCGATGATCGAGGTCGTCCGGATGGAGGGCAGCACCTTCGCCCCGCCGCCGCAGCGCTTCGAGGCCGGTGTGCCGATGACCGCGCAGGTCGTCGGGCTGGCCGCGGCGTGCGACTACCTCACCGCGCTGGGCATGGACACCGTCCTGGCCCACGAGGAGGCGCTCACCGAGTACGCCCTGGCGCAGCTGCAGGCGATCCCGGGCGTCCGGGTGATCGGCCCGGCCGACACCGTGGCCCGCGGGGGAGCGATCAGCTTCACCGTCGACGGCATCCACCCGCACGACGTCGGCCAGGTGCTCGACGACCAGGGCGTCGCCGTCCGGGTCGGGCACCACTGCGCGTGGCCCGTCGTCCGCCGGATGGGCGTACCGGCCACCACCCGCGCCACGTTCTACGTGCACACCGGGTACGACGACGTCGACGCCCTGGTCGAGGCCGTCCGGCATGCCCAGCGGTTCTTCGGTGTTGACGCGGTGGAGGAGGCCTGA
- the sufD gene encoding Fe-S cluster assembly protein SufD: MGAQAGPPTTPASDTGTAGAGAGAHSHGGPAPTGSPAERFSSDDPEDFPVVTGREESWRFTPMKRVRPLLEGAASDARLELQTDLPDGVELTTVGADDAILQGLPKPVDRLAALTRVNAGGATVVRVPAEAQLDRPVTLSLRGTGSDEVVWGQTVIEVGRFAKATVVLDHSGSAKYAGSVTVLVGDGAHVELISVQEWAPGTAHGGQYDAVVGRDATFRQVVVTLGGDMVRLVSNVEYAGPGGTAELSGVYFADETQHQEHRLWVDHATPNCVSNVVYKGALQGEAAHTVWVGDVRIRPAATGTETYELNRNLVLTDGARADSVPNLEIETGEIVSAGHASATGRFDDEQLFYLCSRGIDAETARRLVVRGFFADVVQKIAVPALADRLMGTIEQRLGALPGLEAQDVDEHATELQPA, translated from the coding sequence GTGGGTGCGCAGGCCGGCCCGCCGACCACCCCGGCCTCCGACACCGGCACCGCCGGTGCCGGGGCGGGTGCGCACAGCCACGGCGGTCCCGCGCCGACCGGCTCGCCGGCCGAGCGGTTCTCCTCCGACGACCCCGAGGACTTTCCCGTCGTCACCGGTCGCGAGGAGTCCTGGCGCTTCACCCCGATGAAGCGGGTCCGCCCGCTGCTCGAGGGTGCGGCGTCCGACGCCCGCCTGGAGCTGCAGACCGACCTGCCCGACGGGGTCGAGCTGACCACCGTCGGTGCCGACGACGCGATCCTGCAGGGCCTGCCCAAGCCGGTCGACCGGCTCGCGGCCCTGACCCGGGTCAACGCCGGTGGCGCGACCGTCGTCCGCGTGCCCGCCGAGGCACAGCTGGACCGCCCGGTGACGCTGTCGCTGCGCGGCACCGGCTCCGACGAGGTCGTGTGGGGCCAGACCGTGATCGAGGTCGGCCGGTTCGCCAAGGCGACCGTCGTGCTGGACCACTCCGGCTCGGCCAAGTACGCCGGCTCGGTCACCGTGCTCGTCGGCGACGGCGCGCACGTCGAGCTGATCAGCGTGCAGGAGTGGGCCCCCGGGACCGCGCACGGCGGCCAGTACGACGCCGTCGTCGGCCGGGACGCCACCTTCCGCCAGGTCGTGGTGACCCTCGGCGGGGACATGGTCCGGCTGGTCAGCAACGTGGAGTACGCCGGCCCCGGCGGCACCGCCGAGCTGTCGGGCGTCTACTTCGCCGACGAGACCCAGCACCAGGAGCACCGCCTCTGGGTCGACCACGCCACGCCCAACTGCGTCAGCAACGTCGTCTACAAGGGCGCGCTGCAGGGCGAGGCCGCGCACACCGTGTGGGTCGGGGACGTCCGGATCCGCCCCGCGGCGACCGGCACCGAGACCTACGAGCTCAACCGCAACCTGGTGCTCACCGACGGCGCCCGCGCCGACTCGGTGCCCAACCTCGAGATCGAGACCGGTGAGATCGTCAGCGCCGGCCACGCCAGCGCCACCGGCCGGTTCGACGACGAGCAGCTGTTCTACCTCTGCTCGCGTGGCATCGACGCCGAGACCGCCCGCCGGCTCGTCGTCCGCGGCTTCTTCGCCGACGTCGTGCAGAAGATCGCCGTCCCCGCGCTGGCCGACCGGCTGATGGGCACCATCGAGCAGCGCCTGGGTGCCCTGCCGGGCCTCGAGGCCCAGGACGTGGACGAGCACGCCACGGAGCTCCAGCCGGCATGA
- a CDS encoding metal-sulfur cluster assembly factor, which produces MIKPDLEELEEAMRDVVDPELGVNVVDLGLVYGIEVDDANVAVIDMTLTSAACPLTDVIEDQARQALTGGPGPGLVDDIRINWVWMPPWGPDKITDDGREQLRALGFRV; this is translated from the coding sequence CTGATCAAGCCCGACCTCGAGGAGCTCGAGGAGGCCATGCGTGACGTCGTCGACCCCGAGCTCGGGGTCAACGTCGTCGACCTGGGCCTCGTCTACGGCATCGAGGTGGACGACGCCAACGTCGCCGTCATCGACATGACGCTGACCTCGGCGGCCTGCCCGCTGACCGACGTCATCGAGGACCAGGCCCGCCAGGCCCTCACCGGCGGCCCCGGCCCCGGCCTGGTCGATGACATCCGGATCAACTGGGTCTGGATGCCGCCGTGGGGCCCGGACAAGATCACCGACGACGGTCGGGAGCAGCTCCGCGCCCTCGGGTTCCGGGTCTAG
- a CDS encoding transcriptional regulator, translating into MESTAAQSARTSAPADDGRTRDRVTGLLLEHGAQTATELATRLGVSPAAVRRHLDSLVAEGRVAERALPGSVRGRGRPARHFTLTDAGRSGFPHAYDDLALTALRFVARHGGPDAVRDVAEQQLAGLEERCSTAVERAASTTGPEPADRAQVLAEALTAEGYAASASAISSGGQLCQHHCPVAHVAAEFPQLCEAETAVIGRLVGTHVQRLATIAHGDGVCTTHIPGSRPGGNTTRPLGPVQNERADQRRPAPSHTRQTARERTPA; encoded by the coding sequence GTGGAATCCACCGCGGCGCAGTCCGCCCGCACGTCGGCACCGGCCGACGACGGGCGCACCCGCGACCGCGTGACCGGGCTCCTGCTCGAGCACGGCGCCCAGACCGCGACCGAGCTGGCCACCCGGCTGGGGGTCTCCCCGGCCGCCGTCCGCCGGCACCTGGACTCCCTCGTGGCCGAGGGCCGGGTCGCCGAGCGTGCGCTGCCCGGGTCGGTTCGCGGCCGCGGCCGTCCGGCGAGGCACTTCACGCTCACCGACGCCGGCCGCTCGGGCTTCCCGCACGCCTACGACGACCTGGCGCTCACCGCGCTGCGGTTCGTCGCCCGGCACGGTGGCCCCGACGCCGTCCGCGACGTCGCCGAGCAGCAGCTCGCCGGGCTGGAGGAGCGCTGCTCCACCGCCGTCGAGCGGGCCGCGTCGACCACCGGCCCGGAGCCCGCCGACCGCGCCCAGGTGCTCGCCGAGGCGCTCACCGCCGAGGGCTACGCTGCCTCGGCCTCGGCGATCTCCAGTGGTGGGCAGCTGTGCCAGCACCACTGTCCGGTCGCCCACGTGGCCGCCGAGTTCCCCCAGCTGTGCGAGGCCGAGACCGCGGTCATCGGCCGGCTGGTCGGCACCCACGTGCAGCGGCTGGCCACCATCGCCCACGGCGACGGGGTCTGCACCACCCACATACCCGGGAGCCGTCCGGGCGGGAACACAACCCGCCCGCTCGGCCCTGTACAGAACGAGCGGGCGGACCAGCGCCGCCCCGCACCGAGCCACACCCGACAGACCGCCCGGGAGAGGACACCCGCATGA
- a CDS encoding transcriptional regulator, whose product MADSNAPAEGTADLAKGKRITGGDRSTLADELRKRYDGGESIRLLAASTGRSYGFVHRLLSESGATLRSRGGANRSSAGS is encoded by the coding sequence ATGGCCGACTCGAACGCACCTGCCGAGGGCACCGCAGACCTCGCGAAGGGCAAGCGGATCACCGGTGGGGACCGCAGCACCCTCGCCGACGAGCTGCGCAAGCGCTACGACGGCGGGGAGAGCATCCGGCTGCTGGCGGCCTCCACCGGCCGCTCCTACGGCTTCGTGCACCGGCTGCTGTCGGAGTCCGGTGCGACCCTGCGCAGCCGCGGCGGGGCCAACCGCTCCAGCGCCGGCTCGTGA
- a CDS encoding ABC-F family ATP-binding cassette domain-containing protein, translated as MITTTGLELRAGSRILISEADLRVQPGDRIGLVGRNGAGKTTTLTTLAGERVPHAGKVDQVGELGYLPQDTLSGDLSISASDRVLSGRGLDELKAQLTKAQVAMAEPADDTERDRAVRRYGRLEDQFAAMGGYAAESDAARICTNLGLPDRVLEQPLSTLSGGQRRRVELARILFSDAETLLLDEPTNHLDADSIAWLKGFLATHRSGLIVISHDVELLAAVVNKVWHLDANRATVDVYNLGWKRYLDARETDERRRRSERANAEKKIGALTAQADKMRAKATKAKAAQSMDKRAQRLAAGLEQVRVQDRVAKLRFPTPAPCGKTPLTAERLSKSYGSLEIFTGVDLAIDRGTRVVVLGLNGAGKTTLLRMLAGTEVPDTGEVKAGHGLRLGYYAQEHETLDMDRSLLEIMQSAAPDQTATELRRILGAFLFSGDAVDQRAGTLSGGEKTRLAMAALVCSAANVLLLDEPTNNLDPASREQVLEALRTYQGAIVLVTHDEGAVTALDPDKVILLPDGTEDTWSADFAELVELA; from the coding sequence GTGATCACGACCACCGGCCTGGAGCTCCGCGCGGGGAGCCGCATCCTCATCAGCGAGGCGGACCTGCGCGTCCAGCCCGGTGACCGGATCGGTCTGGTCGGGCGCAACGGCGCCGGCAAGACCACCACCCTCACCACGCTGGCCGGTGAGCGGGTGCCGCACGCCGGCAAGGTCGACCAGGTCGGCGAGCTGGGCTACCTCCCGCAGGACACCCTGAGCGGTGACCTGTCGATCAGCGCGAGTGACCGGGTGCTGTCCGGCCGCGGTCTCGACGAGCTCAAGGCGCAGCTGACCAAGGCCCAGGTCGCCATGGCCGAGCCCGCCGACGACACCGAGCGCGACCGCGCCGTCCGCCGCTACGGCCGGCTCGAGGACCAGTTCGCCGCCATGGGCGGGTATGCCGCCGAGTCCGACGCCGCGCGCATCTGCACCAACCTGGGCCTGCCCGACCGGGTGCTGGAGCAGCCGCTGTCCACGCTGTCCGGTGGTCAGCGGCGCCGCGTCGAGCTGGCCCGGATCCTGTTCTCCGACGCCGAGACGCTGCTGCTCGACGAGCCGACGAACCACCTCGACGCCGACTCCATCGCCTGGCTCAAGGGCTTCCTGGCCACCCACCGCAGCGGGCTCATCGTGATCAGCCACGACGTCGAGCTGCTCGCCGCCGTGGTCAACAAGGTCTGGCACCTGGACGCCAACCGGGCCACCGTCGACGTCTACAACCTGGGCTGGAAGCGCTACCTGGACGCCCGGGAGACCGACGAGCGCCGGCGCCGCTCCGAGCGGGCCAACGCCGAGAAGAAGATCGGTGCGCTCACCGCCCAGGCGGACAAGATGCGTGCCAAGGCCACCAAGGCCAAGGCCGCCCAGTCGATGGACAAGCGCGCCCAGCGCCTGGCCGCGGGCCTGGAGCAGGTGCGGGTGCAGGACCGGGTCGCCAAGCTGCGCTTCCCGACCCCCGCCCCCTGCGGCAAGACCCCGCTGACCGCCGAGCGCCTGTCCAAGTCCTACGGCTCGCTGGAGATCTTCACCGGCGTGGACCTGGCCATCGACCGCGGCACCCGCGTCGTCGTCCTGGGTCTCAACGGCGCCGGCAAGACCACCCTGCTGCGCATGCTGGCCGGCACCGAGGTGCCCGACACCGGTGAGGTCAAGGCCGGGCACGGGCTGCGGCTGGGCTACTACGCCCAGGAGCACGAGACGCTGGACATGGACCGCTCGCTGCTGGAGATCATGCAGTCCGCGGCACCGGACCAGACCGCCACCGAGCTGCGTCGCATCCTGGGTGCGTTCCTCTTCTCCGGGGACGCCGTCGACCAGCGGGCCGGCACGCTGTCCGGTGGGGAGAAGACCCGGCTGGCGATGGCCGCCCTGGTCTGCTCGGCGGCCAACGTGCTGCTGCTCGACGAGCCCACCAACAACCTGGACCCGGCCAGCCGCGAGCAGGTGCTCGAGGCGCTGCGCACCTACCAGGGCGCCATCGTGCTGGTCACCCACGACGAGGGCGCGGTGACCGCGCTGGACCCGGACAAGGTCATCCTGCTGCCCGACGGCACCGAGGACACCTGGTCGGCCGACTTCGCGGAGCTCGTCGAACTCGCGTGA
- the sufC gene encoding Fe-S cluster assembly ATPase SufC, with product MSETTGSVLEIRDLHVTVGEGDETKEILRGVDLTIRSGETHAIMGPNGSGKSTLAYSIAGHPKYTITGGTVTLDGEDVLAMTVDERARAGLFLAMQYPVEVPGVSVSNFLRTAATAVTGQAPKLRTWVKDVRTEMEALEMDAAFAERNVNEGFSGGEKKRHEILQMGLLKPKMAILDETDSGLDVDALRVVSEGVNRAKASSAVGVLLITHYTRILRYIEPDFVHVFVAGRVVEEGGKELADKLEAEGYASYLKADADALVASDAAASLSGSATA from the coding sequence ATGAGCGAGACCACCGGCAGCGTGCTGGAGATCCGCGACCTGCACGTCACGGTCGGGGAGGGCGACGAGACCAAGGAGATCCTCCGCGGCGTCGACCTCACCATCCGCAGCGGCGAGACCCACGCGATCATGGGCCCCAACGGCTCCGGCAAGTCCACCCTGGCCTACTCCATCGCCGGGCACCCGAAGTACACGATCACCGGCGGCACGGTCACCCTCGACGGCGAGGACGTCCTCGCGATGACCGTCGACGAGCGCGCCCGGGCCGGCCTGTTCCTGGCCATGCAGTACCCGGTCGAGGTGCCCGGCGTCTCGGTGTCGAACTTCCTGCGCACCGCGGCCACCGCCGTCACCGGCCAGGCGCCCAAGCTGCGCACCTGGGTCAAGGACGTGCGCACCGAGATGGAGGCGCTCGAGATGGACGCCGCCTTCGCCGAGCGCAACGTCAACGAGGGCTTCTCCGGTGGTGAGAAGAAGCGCCACGAGATCCTCCAGATGGGCCTGCTCAAGCCGAAGATGGCGATCCTCGACGAGACCGACTCGGGCCTGGACGTCGACGCCCTGCGCGTGGTCTCCGAGGGCGTCAACCGGGCCAAGGCCAGCAGCGCCGTCGGCGTCCTGCTGATCACGCACTACACCCGGATCCTGCGCTACATCGAGCCCGACTTCGTGCACGTCTTCGTGGCCGGCCGGGTCGTCGAGGAGGGCGGCAAGGAGCTGGCCGACAAGCTGGAGGCCGAGGGCTACGCCTCCTACCTCAAGGCCGACGCCGACGCGCTGGTCGCCTCCGACGCCGCTGCCTCGCTGAGCGGGTCGGCCACGGCATGA
- a CDS encoding enoyl-CoA hydratase/isomerase family protein produces the protein MTGDPARGWVTTSLDGPVLTVTLDRAEQLNAQTPETWHALAEIGATLPDEVRVVLVRGAGRAFSAGLDRSLFATDPDLPGGLGALLALGDDGARERIRGYQDGFRWLRTPGIVSVAVVQGHAIGAGAQLALACDLRVCGTEATFSLPEARLGLVPDLTGTSTLVQAVGYSRALEMCLTGRKVGAAEALASGLATVVVPTEELEDAVATLVAGIVGPDVRASRETAALVRAAAATDTDAQDAAERAAQVRRLHALVEQAPRSRG, from the coding sequence GTGACCGGCGACCCGGCCCGCGGCTGGGTCACCACCTCGCTCGACGGCCCGGTCCTCACCGTCACCCTGGACCGGGCCGAGCAGCTCAACGCCCAGACGCCGGAGACCTGGCACGCCCTGGCCGAGATCGGCGCGACCCTGCCCGACGAGGTCCGGGTGGTGCTGGTCCGCGGGGCCGGCCGGGCCTTCTCCGCGGGGCTGGACCGCTCGCTCTTCGCCACCGATCCCGACCTGCCCGGCGGGTTGGGTGCCCTGCTCGCCCTCGGTGACGACGGCGCCCGGGAGCGGATCCGCGGGTACCAGGACGGGTTCCGGTGGCTGCGCACCCCGGGGATCGTCAGCGTCGCCGTCGTCCAGGGCCACGCCATCGGCGCCGGTGCGCAGCTGGCGCTGGCCTGCGACCTCCGGGTCTGCGGCACCGAGGCCACCTTCTCGCTGCCCGAGGCCCGGCTCGGGCTGGTGCCCGACCTCACCGGCACCTCCACGCTGGTGCAGGCGGTCGGGTACTCCCGGGCGCTGGAGATGTGCCTGACCGGCCGCAAGGTCGGTGCGGCCGAGGCGCTGGCGAGCGGGTTGGCGACCGTCGTCGTCCCCACCGAGGAGCTCGAGGACGCCGTCGCCACCCTGGTCGCCGGGATCGTGGGCCCCGACGTGCGGGCCAGCCGGGAGACCGCCGCCCTCGTGCGCGCGGCGGCGGCCACGGACACCGACGCCCAGGACGCCGCCGAACGTGCCGCGCAGGTGCGCAGGCTGCACGCGCTGGTGGAACAGGCACCGCGGTCACGGGGTTGA
- a CDS encoding GNAT family N-acetyltransferase: protein MDDLFDALAAGEHPPADGSVTTRPTPLGARAVVVGGTAWAVVGADVDPAWVTDWIARSPDPIAAPLSARFLSALADETGVEPGVVDAVLVAPPARAPGIPLQPLEAGDHPRVQRAHRHRTAVQVLGTADGAGVLTLGRGLAGRWEVSIEVDPDARGRGLGTALAAAAPALVTGPLWAQVAPANTASLRSFLLAGYRPVCAESLFGS from the coding sequence CTGGACGACCTGTTCGACGCGCTGGCAGCGGGGGAGCACCCGCCGGCTGACGGCAGCGTCACGACACGGCCCACGCCCCTCGGGGCGCGGGCCGTCGTCGTGGGCGGCACCGCCTGGGCCGTGGTCGGCGCCGACGTCGACCCGGCCTGGGTGACGGACTGGATCGCACGGTCGCCGGATCCCATCGCCGCCCCGCTCTCCGCGCGGTTCCTGTCGGCGTTGGCCGACGAGACCGGGGTCGAGCCGGGTGTGGTGGACGCCGTCCTCGTCGCGCCGCCCGCGCGGGCCCCGGGCATCCCGTTACAGCCGCTGGAAGCAGGCGACCACCCGCGGGTGCAGCGGGCGCACCGACACCGCACCGCCGTGCAGGTGCTGGGCACGGCGGACGGCGCCGGGGTGCTGACCCTCGGACGGGGCCTGGCCGGACGCTGGGAGGTCTCGATCGAGGTCGACCCGGACGCCCGCGGCCGGGGGCTGGGCACCGCCCTGGCCGCCGCCGCCCCGGCGCTCGTGACCGGTCCGCTGTGGGCCCAGGTGGCGCCGGCGAACACCGCGTCGCTGCGGTCGTTCCTGCTGGCGGGGTACCGCCCGGTCTGCGCCGAGTCGCTGTTCGGCAGCTGA
- a CDS encoding non-heme iron oxygenase ferredoxin subunit encodes MSFQRACALSEVPEDGATPVVLGDLELVLARYDGQVYALTDLCSHQDYPLSDGDVEVIDGVPTIECTWHGSCFDLRTGAPTNLPANQPVTTHPVRVEGDDVLVDTSAAEN; translated from the coding sequence ATGAGCTTCCAGCGGGCCTGTGCCCTCTCCGAGGTCCCCGAGGACGGCGCCACGCCTGTCGTCCTCGGGGACCTCGAGCTGGTCCTCGCCCGGTACGACGGACAGGTCTACGCACTCACCGACCTGTGCTCGCACCAGGACTACCCGCTCAGCGACGGCGACGTCGAGGTGATCGACGGCGTCCCCACCATCGAGTGCACCTGGCACGGGTCGTGCTTCGACCTGCGCACCGGCGCACCCACCAACCTGCCGGCGAACCAGCCGGTCACCACCCACCCGGTCCGCGTCGAGGGCGACGACGTCCTCGTCGACACCTCCGCGGCCGAGAACTGA